The proteins below come from a single Poecilia reticulata strain Guanapo linkage group LG5, Guppy_female_1.0+MT, whole genome shotgun sequence genomic window:
- the LOC103464829 gene encoding peroxisomal membrane protein 4-like gives MSRNLYLCPLSVSRVRLKVMAGPDLIRTVLYTINNLLQQEKYKAALAVVKGFRNGAVYGAKIRAPHALVMTFLFRSGSLKDKLRAILKATYTHSRNLACFVFTYKGLQALQQKIQGKSLQSHSFLAACVGGWLVFGDNNNINSQINMYLLSRILFALSRLAVEKGVIPAPKQDPFPLFATLVWGIVLWLFEYYPHTLQPSLQSSMNYLYHDSNVWHDISDFLVYNKPRIAGS, from the exons ATGAGTCGCAACCTTTATTTGTGTCCCCTCTCGGTCTCTCGGGTTCGATTGAAAGTCATGGCAGGCCCTGACCTGATAAGAACTGTCCTGTACACGATCAATAACCTTTTACAACAGGAGAAATACAAAGCCGCCTTGGCTGTTGTGAAGGGATTCAGGAACGGAGCTGT ataTGGAGCAAAGATCAGAGCACCACATGCCCTGGTCATGACATTTCTGTTTAGAAGTGGCAG TTTAAAAGACAAGCTTCGAGCCATTTTGAAAGCCACATACACCCACTCCAGGAACCTGGCCTGCTTTGTGTTCACATACAAAGGACTGCAAGCCTTACAGCAGAAGATCCAAGGAAAGAGTCTCCAGAGCCACTCCTTCCTCGCTGCCTGTGTTGGAGGATGGCTGGTGTTTGGAGACAACAACAATATCAACAGCCAG ATCAACATGTACCTGCTGTCCAGAATCCTATTCGCCTTGTCTCGACTGGCTGTCGAAAAAGGAGTCATCCCTGCGCCCAAACAAGACCCTTTCCCACTCTTTGCCACGCTGGTGTGGGGAATCGTGTTGTGGTTGTTTGAGTATTACCCCCACACCCTTCAACCCTCCCTTCAGTCCTCCATGAATTATCTTTATCATGACAGCAATGTGTGGCATGACATCTCAGACTTCCTTGTTTATAATAAACCAAGGATTGCTGGATCTTAG